CGAGGCCGTACGTGGCGGCGGCCAGGTCACGGACACCGCGGGCCATGGCCGCGGCGACCTCCGGGTGCACGGCACCCTCCCGATCGAGTAGATCTTCGGGAACCCCGAGCAGCGACGCCTTCAGATCGGTCGCGTACACGATCACGCCGCCGCGGAACGCCGCGGACGCGCCGGCCCGCGCGGTGATCGTCGCGCCGAGCAGCCCTCCGGTCAGCGACTCGGCGACCGCCACGGTGGACCCGCCGCGCACCAGCGCGGCGAGCACCCCGGCCGCCGCCGCGTTCATCCGCCTCTGGCCTTACGCGCTACGGCGCGCAGCCGCACCGCGCGGTTGACGTAGTCGGCGCCGGTGGCGACGGTCACCAGCAGCGCCGCACCCATCGCCACCCACCGCAGCGGGTCAGGTGTGCCCGGCAGGACGTACAGCGCGATGGCGACGATCTGCAGCACGGTCTTGACCTTGCCGCCGTAGCTGGCCGGGATGACGCCGTGCCTGATCACCGCGACGCGCAGCGCCGTGACGCCGACCTCCCTGGCGAGAATCACCACGGTGACCCACCAGGGCAGCTCGGCGAGTATGGACAAGGTGACCAGAGCGGCGCCGATGAGCGCCTTGTCGGCGATCGGGTCGGCGATCTTGCCGAAGTCGGTCACCAGCCCGTACCGCCGCGCGAGCCATCCGTCGAGCTGGTCGGTGAGCGACGCCAGCAGGAAGACCACCAGCGCGAAGTAGCGCCAGCCGGGACCGTCGACGAACATGCCGGCGACGAAGAGCGGGACCACCAGCAGCCGGAGCACGGTGAGCACGTTGGCGACGTTCCACGGACTGACCCGGCGGCCCGCGGACGGCGTGAGGTGCTCGGTGCCGGCCTCCGAGTCGTTCGTCATGGCCCGGCCTTGATGCGGGCTATGAGATCGACGCCTTCGGCGTCCACGACGGTCGCACGCACGATCTGGCCCGGCACCAGCCCGATGCCCTGCACGGTCACCGAGCCGTCCACCTCGGGCCCCTGGTGGGCCGCACGGCCCTCGTAACCGCCGTCCCCGAGGTCCTCCTCGACGAGGATCTCGATCTCGGTGCCGATGCGCTCCTCGGCCCGCTGCGCGGTGAGCTCCTCGGCGAGCTCGCTGAGCGTCGCGACCCGCTCGTCGACGACGTCCTGCGGGACCTTGCCGTCCAGCCTCGCCGCCTCGGTGCCGTCCTCGTCGCTGTAGCCGAACACGCCGATGACGTCCAGCCTGGCGCGGTCGAGGAAGCCCACCAGGTCGGCGAACTCCTCCTCGGTCTCGCCGGGGAAGCCGGCGATGAAGTTGGACCGCACCCCCGCCTCAGGCGCGAGGGCTCGGACCGACTCCAGCAGGTCGAGGAACCGCGCCGGGTCGCCGAAGCGGCGCATGCGGCGCAGCACAGGGCCGCTGGCGTGCTGGAAGGACAGATCGAAGTACGGCGCGACACCCTCGGTGCCGGCGATGACCTCGATGAGGCCCGGCCGCAGCTCGGCGGGCTGCAGGTAGGAGACCCGCACCCGCTGGACGCCGTCCACGGCGGCGAGCTTCGGCAGGAGTTTCTCCAGCGCGCGCAGGTCGCCGAGGTCCTTGCCGTACGACGTGGAGTTCTCGCTGACCAGCACGAGCTCGGTGACCCCGCGCGCGGCCAGCCACTCGGCCTCGGCGAGCAGCTCGCCGGGGTCCCGTGAGACGTACGCGCCGCGGAAGGCCGGGATGGCGCAGAAGCTGCACCGCCGGTCGCACCCCGAGGCGAGCTTCAGCGAGGCCACCGGCCCCCCGGTGAGCCGTTTGCGCAGCGTGCGCGGGCCGCTCGCCGGAGCGAGGCCCTCGGGGAGCTCCCCGTGACCCGGGATGTGCGCGGCGGCGCCGCCGCGCTCAACGGGGCTGATGGGAAGCAGGGTGCGGCGGTCGCGCGGTGTGTGCGGCGTCAGCGACCGGCCCTCGACGACGTCGTCGAGGCGGCCGCCGATGTCGGTGTAGTCGTCGAACGAGATGACCGCGGCGGCCTCGGGCAGCGCGTCGGCCAGCTCCTTGCCATAGCGCTCGGCCATGCAGCCCGCGGCGACGACCTTGGCGCCTGAGTCGGCGGCGGCGAGCAGCGTGTCGATGGAGTCCTTCTTCGCCGAGTCGATGAAGCCGCAGGTGTTGACGACGACGACGTCGGGGTGGTCGTCGTCGAGCCGCCACCCGGCGGCCTCCAGGCGCGCGGCCAGCTCCTCGGAGTCGACCTCGTTGCGCGCGCAGCCCAGTGTGATCAGCGATGCGGTTCGGCGGGAAGACATGATGGCTCTACGGTATCGGCAGTCGGCCCCCACACGGCGCACTCCCCCCGTTCTTGCGCCGGTATCCCCGCTTGACGCGCCGAGCGGCGACCCGGGACAGGCGGCCGGCCGCCGCCGCGGGTCACCGTGAGCGCGGCGGCTCCGGGCCGAACGTCCTGGTGACGAGCTCACCCGGCTTGCCGGGGACGCCGAGCCGCTTGCCGTTGACCTTCAGCACGACACCGCCGGCGTTGCCGATGGTGATCTGCATGCGGTTGCGTGCCTTCCAGGTGGAGGTGACCCCCGCCGGCAGGGTGCCGCGGAACACCGGCTTGCCCTTGCTGTCGCTGATCTCCACCCACGAGGGTTTGGTGGCCTTGACCTGGAGCGTCACCATGTCGCTGACCGGCGCCGCGGGGGCCTTGGCCGCGACGGGGGGCCGGGACGGCGTCGCGGGGGCCTTGGCGGACGGGGCGGGCTTGGCGGCGCTCTCATTGGCCGTGGGGGTGCTGGAACCGCTCATGACGCGGGTGACGCCGAACACCGCGACGATGGCCAGGGCGATGGCCATGGCGGTGGACCAGTTGGGGCTGCGCCGCTCACGGAGCTTGATGCGGCTCTCGGCCTGGAAGACGGCGGCGGCCCGCACCGGGGCCGGCGCGCCGCCGTGCTCCTCGTCGAACTGGTGGACGATCGCGTCGGGGTCCAGCCCGACCGTTCGCGCGATGTTGCGCACGTGGCCGCGAGCGTAGAAGTCGCCGCCGCACATCGAGAAGTCGTCCCTCTCGATGGCGTAGATCACCGTCTCTCTGATGCGTGTGCGGCCGGACAGCTGCGCGACCGTCATGCCGGCCGCGTCGCGTGCCGCGGCCAGCGTCACCCCGATGCTCATGAGTCCCCCTCGCCGGGCGGCCACGCTCCCGCCCACTTTCTCATTTCCCACATTCCGACGATGCGTAGTCATTCATATTCAACCAGTTATCGCCGGGGGAAGTGTGGAGGGGTCACCCTCCCCGCAAGTCGGCGAGCAGGCCGGGGAGCCCGTCGGGCTGGACGAGGACCTCACGCGCCTTGGAACCCTCGCTCGGGCCGACGACGTTCCTGCTCTCCAGCAGGTCCATCAGGCGGCCCGCCTTGGCGAAGCCGACGCGCAGCTTGC
The window above is part of the Sphaerisporangium rubeum genome. Proteins encoded here:
- a CDS encoding CinA family protein, which translates into the protein MNAAAAGVLAALVRGGSTVAVAESLTGGLLGATITARAGASAAFRGGVIVYATDLKASLLGVPEDLLDREGAVHPEVAAAMARGVRDLAAATYGLAVTGVAGPDPQDGKPVGTVHIALSGPESALWHRDVSLAGSREQIRENTVWESLDLLRSVLDASVGEHTG
- the pgsA gene encoding CDP-diacylglycerol--glycerol-3-phosphate 3-phosphatidyltransferase, producing the protein MTNDSEAGTEHLTPSAGRRVSPWNVANVLTVLRLLVVPLFVAGMFVDGPGWRYFALVVFLLASLTDQLDGWLARRYGLVTDFGKIADPIADKALIGAALVTLSILAELPWWVTVVILAREVGVTALRVAVIRHGVIPASYGGKVKTVLQIVAIALYVLPGTPDPLRWVAMGAALLVTVATGADYVNRAVRLRAVARKARGG
- the rimO gene encoding 30S ribosomal protein S12 methylthiotransferase RimO produces the protein MSSRRTASLITLGCARNEVDSEELAARLEAAGWRLDDDHPDVVVVNTCGFIDSAKKDSIDTLLAAADSGAKVVAAGCMAERYGKELADALPEAAAVISFDDYTDIGGRLDDVVEGRSLTPHTPRDRRTLLPISPVERGGAAAHIPGHGELPEGLAPASGPRTLRKRLTGGPVASLKLASGCDRRCSFCAIPAFRGAYVSRDPGELLAEAEWLAARGVTELVLVSENSTSYGKDLGDLRALEKLLPKLAAVDGVQRVRVSYLQPAELRPGLIEVIAGTEGVAPYFDLSFQHASGPVLRRMRRFGDPARFLDLLESVRALAPEAGVRSNFIAGFPGETEEEFADLVGFLDRARLDVIGVFGYSDEDGTEAARLDGKVPQDVVDERVATLSELAEELTAQRAEERIGTEIEILVEEDLGDGGYEGRAAHQGPEVDGSVTVQGIGLVPGQIVRATVVDAEGVDLIARIKAGP
- a CDS encoding helix-turn-helix domain-containing protein, which gives rise to MSIGVTLAAARDAAGMTVAQLSGRTRIRETVIYAIERDDFSMCGGDFYARGHVRNIARTVGLDPDAIVHQFDEEHGGAPAPVRAAAVFQAESRIKLRERRSPNWSTAMAIALAIVAVFGVTRVMSGSSTPTANESAAKPAPSAKAPATPSRPPVAAKAPAAPVSDMVTLQVKATKPSWVEISDSKGKPVFRGTLPAGVTSTWKARNRMQITIGNAGGVVLKVNGKRLGVPGKPGELVTRTFGPEPPRSR